One Pelagicoccus sp. SDUM812003 genomic region harbors:
- a CDS encoding FG-GAP-like repeat-containing protein: MISSLGGAQVIEKARLSQPSAQKSDTLFEAVERERSGLIDRNDYADPDMWGKRFLEFTLGAMGTGVAIGDYDRDGLPDLFVASKTESDRLFRNLGDFRFEDVTEESGVGGETGVWTQGVAFADVNGDGYLDLYVCRFGAPNFLYLNSGDGTFDEVGEEAGVAVTSSSGMASFSDYDRDGDLDFYLLTNLFDIRENPSGEPDLLFRNRGDGTFEDVTQAAGIEGVGQGHSATWMDYNADGWPDLYVANDFTPADKLYHNTGDGRFVDVLGYVVSRTPNSSMGADIADLNGDGLIDFMVADMATTTHEKDMRGMVHGREEATDPVSNPFAAQQYPRNAVYLNSGMGPFAEGAQAMGLAATDWTWSLRFEDFDNDGWTDLHVTNGMVRELHNTDLMRTLRSAKSPQQRVAVVKSSPPLSERNLSYRNLGDLRFEEVGAEWGLDEMGISFGAATGDLDCDGDLDLVYANYKKGVSMLRNGSQKGGRIVLELEGDGSNRYGIGALVTVETSIGSQTKALSLSRGYASTSEPILHFGLGEAHKADRVVVRWPSGNVQEIGELPAGYRYCIKEENTRIREEERRAEPLFSEMSRAIGLLHRSREGFLFERKDQPFLPRRHNRIGPALAIGELHGRGGGSVVVGGTSLDPLTIFELKPEGASVEQTPFRIGDPRVNDGPVLIFDADGDGWNDLLVTKGGVAAPSGDASYQPWLLLNDGAGNFDSSRTYALPDFPVSVGAAAVADYDRDGDLDLFLGGRVEPGDYPMSPRSALWENESGAFSSAGAKLLGETDHLGMVTDALWSDVDRDGWQDLIVVTKLGAVRCFRNAQGSGFVEASEDWGFDTAGLGAWNSIVAADFNSDGRMDYALGNDGLNTPYRASKAEPAVLLYGAFQAGGKKHLIEGKYEDGTLYPVRTWDVLKKRVPGLQERFSGNDAYAKASLEQVVGERFLQSSHRFEVTELRSGVLMSSPSGRHQFQPFPLLAQFAPFQGIAAGDFDGDGWDDLYALQNDFSPIPSVGRYDGGLSQLLRGDGAGGFVAVATQRSGLLVTGDARALCLTDIDDDGRPDFLLTRNHSSVLAYRNQAKPEGGTLRIELKGRPGNAMAIGSLLALSDGGGWSQIRELSCGGGGLGASSRYVFFGLPAGASELELMLRWPDGHVDRRALDPGQRILTIER, from the coding sequence ATGATCAGTTCCCTTGGAGGGGCTCAAGTGATAGAGAAGGCAAGGCTTTCGCAACCGAGCGCCCAAAAGTCGGATACCCTTTTCGAAGCGGTTGAGCGTGAGCGATCCGGCTTGATCGATCGCAATGACTATGCGGACCCGGACATGTGGGGAAAGCGCTTTCTCGAGTTCACCCTAGGCGCCATGGGGACCGGCGTCGCGATCGGCGACTACGATCGAGACGGGCTTCCAGACCTGTTTGTGGCCAGCAAGACGGAGTCGGACCGGTTGTTTCGGAACCTTGGCGATTTTCGCTTTGAAGACGTGACGGAGGAATCGGGCGTAGGAGGCGAAACGGGTGTGTGGACCCAGGGGGTTGCGTTTGCCGATGTGAACGGTGATGGATATCTCGACCTCTACGTCTGTCGTTTCGGAGCGCCTAATTTTCTGTATTTGAATAGCGGTGACGGCACCTTCGACGAGGTGGGCGAGGAAGCGGGCGTGGCCGTAACGAGTTCGAGTGGTATGGCGTCGTTCAGCGACTATGATCGAGATGGCGACTTGGATTTCTATCTTCTAACGAACCTTTTCGACATTCGAGAGAATCCGAGCGGCGAGCCGGATCTGCTCTTTCGCAACCGGGGAGACGGGACCTTCGAGGATGTCACGCAGGCCGCAGGCATCGAAGGCGTGGGACAGGGGCACTCCGCGACATGGATGGACTACAACGCCGACGGCTGGCCCGATTTGTACGTGGCGAACGATTTTACGCCTGCCGACAAACTGTATCACAATACTGGGGACGGACGCTTTGTGGACGTCTTAGGCTACGTGGTATCGCGCACGCCGAATTCCTCAATGGGCGCTGACATAGCGGATCTGAACGGAGATGGTTTGATCGATTTCATGGTAGCTGACATGGCCACGACCACGCACGAAAAGGACATGCGCGGCATGGTGCATGGGCGAGAGGAGGCGACGGATCCTGTTTCGAACCCCTTCGCTGCCCAGCAATACCCGAGAAACGCGGTCTACCTGAACTCCGGCATGGGACCCTTCGCGGAAGGAGCGCAGGCCATGGGGCTGGCTGCTACGGATTGGACCTGGTCGCTGCGTTTCGAAGATTTCGATAACGATGGTTGGACCGATCTGCACGTCACCAACGGCATGGTGCGCGAGCTCCACAATACGGACTTGATGAGGACGCTCCGATCGGCCAAGTCGCCTCAGCAACGCGTAGCGGTGGTGAAATCGAGTCCTCCGCTGAGCGAGAGAAATCTCAGCTATCGCAATCTTGGCGATCTACGTTTCGAGGAAGTCGGCGCTGAATGGGGGCTCGATGAAATGGGAATCAGTTTCGGAGCCGCGACGGGCGACCTCGACTGTGATGGGGACCTCGATCTGGTGTACGCCAACTACAAGAAAGGCGTGAGCATGCTTCGAAACGGGTCGCAGAAAGGAGGGCGAATTGTGCTGGAGCTCGAAGGGGATGGCTCAAACCGTTACGGCATCGGAGCCTTGGTCACCGTAGAAACGTCGATCGGCTCGCAGACCAAAGCGCTGTCGCTATCCCGTGGATACGCCTCGACGAGTGAGCCGATTCTGCACTTCGGACTTGGAGAAGCGCATAAGGCGGATCGCGTCGTGGTACGCTGGCCGAGCGGGAACGTACAGGAGATAGGTGAACTGCCCGCCGGATACCGATATTGTATCAAAGAAGAGAATACTAGGATTCGGGAAGAGGAGAGGAGGGCGGAACCACTTTTTTCCGAAATGAGTCGCGCTATCGGCTTGCTTCATCGAAGCCGCGAAGGATTCCTCTTCGAGCGCAAGGACCAGCCGTTTCTTCCTCGCCGTCACAATCGAATCGGACCGGCGCTGGCGATCGGGGAATTGCATGGGCGGGGCGGCGGGTCCGTCGTCGTTGGCGGAACGTCTCTGGATCCGCTGACGATTTTCGAGTTGAAGCCGGAAGGCGCTTCGGTGGAGCAAACGCCGTTCCGCATCGGAGATCCGAGGGTGAACGACGGACCCGTGCTCATCTTCGATGCGGATGGCGACGGTTGGAACGATCTCTTGGTCACAAAGGGCGGAGTGGCTGCCCCATCCGGGGATGCAAGCTATCAGCCGTGGCTGCTGCTCAACGATGGAGCGGGAAACTTCGACTCCTCGCGAACCTACGCTCTGCCGGACTTCCCGGTCAGCGTGGGAGCGGCGGCGGTGGCGGATTACGATCGCGACGGAGACCTGGATCTGTTTCTCGGCGGCAGGGTGGAGCCAGGCGACTACCCGATGTCTCCTCGCAGCGCCTTGTGGGAGAATGAAAGCGGCGCGTTTTCGAGCGCCGGGGCGAAACTGCTCGGCGAGACGGATCACCTCGGGATGGTGACCGACGCGCTCTGGTCGGACGTCGATCGCGATGGCTGGCAGGACCTTATCGTGGTGACGAAATTGGGAGCAGTCCGCTGCTTTCGCAATGCGCAAGGCTCAGGCTTCGTGGAGGCGAGCGAGGATTGGGGATTCGATACGGCGGGCTTGGGAGCATGGAATTCCATCGTCGCAGCGGACTTCAATTCCGATGGGCGCATGGACTATGCGCTGGGCAACGATGGGCTGAACACTCCGTATAGGGCATCAAAGGCGGAACCTGCGGTCCTGCTCTACGGAGCGTTTCAGGCGGGAGGAAAGAAGCATCTGATCGAAGGGAAGTACGAGGACGGGACGCTCTATCCGGTTCGAACTTGGGATGTATTGAAAAAACGAGTACCCGGGCTGCAGGAGAGGTTTTCGGGAAATGACGCTTACGCCAAGGCTTCGTTGGAACAGGTGGTTGGCGAAAGGTTCCTGCAATCGTCGCATAGATTCGAAGTGACGGAGCTTCGAAGTGGCGTGTTGATGAGCTCGCCCTCAGGGCGGCATCAGTTTCAGCCCTTCCCCCTGTTGGCGCAGTTCGCTCCCTTTCAAGGAATCGCAGCTGGGGATTTCGACGGGGATGGATGGGATGATCTATACGCCTTGCAGAACGACTTTTCACCGATTCCCAGCGTGGGACGGTACGATGGCGGATTGAGTCAGCTTTTACGGGGCGATGGAGCCGGAGGTTTTGTTGCGGTCGCAACGCAACGTAGTGGATTGCTGGTGACAGGTGACGCGAGGGCCCTTTGTCTGACGGATATCGACGATGATGGAAGGCCGGACTTTCTGCTCACCAGAAACCATAGCAGCGTGCTGGCTTATCGAAATCAGGCGAAACCGGAGGGCGGCACCCTGCGAATCGAGCTCAAGGGTAGACCAGGAAACGCCATGGCGATCGGCTCGTTGCTGGCGTTGAGCGATGGCGGAGGTTGGTCTCAGATTCGGGAACTCAGCTGCGGAGGAGGCGGGCTGGGGGCGTCCAGTCGGTACGTTTTCTTCGGATTGCCCGCAGGGGCGTCGGAACTGGAGCTGATGCTGCGCTGGCCCGATGGTCATGTGGATCGCCGAGCGCTCGATCCCGGCCAGCGAATCCTGACCATAGAGCGTTAG
- a CDS encoding endonuclease/exonuclease/phosphatase family protein yields the protein MPKRNLVRLLTYNIHGCIGTNGQYDFRPILDLLNHCAADVVALQEVYDETDKQRQFLAALHESAYPHVAYGPTLHHPERGDYGNVLLSKWPLKNLQRIDLSVPGREPRGAIRATIEMPSLKLDLTATHLGLSRTERNLQLAILFKRWGNAFHRASLRRPLVLMGDLNEWLPRSSILSKLENRFGATASFRSFPSTFPLFSLDHIFARPRGIVQTIGTEQSEPFRYASDHLPLVAELAPRRWVV from the coding sequence ATGCCTAAAAGGAATCTGGTCCGACTCCTAACCTACAACATTCACGGTTGCATCGGAACCAACGGCCAATACGACTTCCGCCCCATTCTGGATCTGCTGAACCACTGCGCGGCCGATGTGGTCGCCCTGCAGGAAGTCTACGATGAAACCGACAAGCAACGCCAGTTTTTGGCCGCGCTGCACGAGTCCGCGTATCCTCATGTCGCATACGGTCCAACTCTTCACCATCCGGAACGAGGCGACTACGGAAACGTGCTGCTTTCGAAGTGGCCTCTGAAAAACCTGCAGCGCATCGACCTCAGCGTGCCGGGACGCGAGCCGCGCGGAGCCATCCGGGCCACCATCGAGATGCCAAGCCTCAAGCTCGATCTCACCGCGACTCACCTCGGGCTTAGCCGAACGGAACGCAACCTGCAGCTGGCAATCCTTTTCAAACGCTGGGGCAACGCCTTCCATCGAGCTAGCCTACGCCGACCTCTTGTCCTGATGGGAGACCTCAACGAATGGCTGCCGCGGTCCTCGATCCTCTCAAAGCTCGAAAACCGGTTCGGCGCCACCGCGAGCTTTCGCAGCTTTCCCAGCACGTTTCCCCTTTTCTCTCTCGACCACATCTTCGCTCGTCCTCGCGGCATCGTGCAAACCATCGGCACGGAACAAAGCGAACCCTTTCGCTACGCCTCGGACCACCTGCCCTTGGTCGCGGAGCTCGCCCCGCGACGATGGGTCGTATAG
- a CDS encoding VTT domain-containing protein: MPSSPRDAPPDFASNAAIWKTANAEAFTPLVDAAPYFAVLRSALLKAQRRICIVAWEFHSQTELLHQEADDGYPTEIGPLLNALLEEREDLEAYLLVWDYALIYLQEREWKIFSNWLNNPHPRLHFVSDETAPTGASHHQKIVTIDDSIAFCGGTDVSISRWDRIEHRFEDPDRVNPDGKPYMPYHDIHAAMTGEVVDALQEVVSERWLHATGSNLSALPKDQRHDIWPEDLDKRFENVPLSLSKTEASPLDSPSQIHQLHLDLFAAAKSFIYIENQYFSSESLCVALAERLKEKDGPEIILVLPLDTSGWLVESTVGLLRDRLLERLKEADTYDRLRVYYPLTQGERDKSQAIYVHAKLIVVDDRILKIGSSNLSNRSMSVDSEIDFSLAFEKTNDSIASFRQTLIAQHFSAEPKAWQEAEEKEASLASCFDAFSRKSGQRNLQPLSYGCDSQLKRSLADTQLLDPEDPIDPEFLIQKNLDKQERSRTWKNVLTLFVSLSCAALLGLGIYWAWGSYFGKEEAIAFTESLSESPWAPLIAFCLFTFGGTAGIPLNAMLITVAVVMGSRFAITYGVSGAIVSSCIGFALGHALGKPLIRKLGSGAVDAVSRKLGERSFRSVAFVRLLPIAPFFMVNMVAGASHLKFKEYLIGTILGMAPGMCMVVLLANRIEATARNPSWGTTLSLLLVVGILVLGMSYLRKSLGANREQSPPSHA, translated from the coding sequence ATGCCTAGCTCCCCCCGAGACGCGCCTCCCGATTTCGCTTCCAACGCAGCGATCTGGAAAACCGCAAATGCCGAAGCGTTCACGCCTCTAGTGGACGCCGCCCCCTACTTCGCCGTTCTTCGTTCCGCTTTGCTCAAGGCTCAACGGCGCATCTGCATCGTAGCCTGGGAGTTCCACAGCCAGACCGAATTGTTGCACCAGGAAGCGGACGACGGTTATCCCACCGAAATCGGACCGCTGCTCAACGCCTTGCTCGAAGAAAGAGAGGACCTCGAAGCCTACCTGCTAGTCTGGGACTACGCCTTGATCTACCTGCAGGAGCGGGAGTGGAAGATCTTCTCCAACTGGCTAAACAATCCGCATCCGCGCCTTCATTTCGTCTCCGACGAAACCGCCCCTACCGGAGCGTCCCATCACCAGAAAATCGTCACCATCGACGACTCCATCGCCTTCTGCGGAGGCACCGATGTCAGTATCTCGCGGTGGGATCGCATCGAACACCGCTTCGAGGACCCGGACCGCGTCAACCCCGACGGCAAACCGTACATGCCCTATCACGATATCCACGCCGCAATGACTGGCGAGGTGGTGGACGCTCTGCAGGAGGTCGTATCCGAGCGATGGCTACACGCCACAGGGTCGAACCTGTCCGCTCTCCCCAAGGACCAAAGACACGACATATGGCCCGAGGACTTGGACAAGCGTTTCGAAAACGTGCCGCTCTCCCTCTCGAAAACCGAGGCCTCTCCCTTGGACTCGCCTTCGCAGATCCATCAGCTCCACCTCGATCTCTTCGCAGCCGCTAAATCATTCATCTACATAGAAAACCAATACTTCTCCTCCGAGTCGCTCTGCGTGGCTCTGGCAGAACGTCTCAAGGAAAAGGACGGACCGGAGATCATCCTAGTGCTGCCGCTCGACACCAGCGGTTGGCTGGTGGAAAGCACAGTCGGACTGCTCAGAGACCGCCTGCTGGAGCGACTCAAGGAAGCGGATACCTACGACCGGCTTCGCGTGTACTACCCGCTTACCCAGGGCGAGCGTGACAAGTCGCAAGCGATCTACGTCCACGCTAAGCTCATCGTAGTGGATGATAGGATACTGAAGATCGGCTCCTCGAACCTCAGCAATCGATCCATGAGCGTAGACTCGGAAATCGATTTCAGCCTGGCTTTCGAAAAAACCAACGATTCGATCGCCTCGTTCCGTCAAACGCTCATCGCGCAGCATTTTTCCGCGGAGCCAAAGGCTTGGCAGGAGGCCGAGGAAAAGGAGGCGTCGCTTGCGAGCTGCTTCGACGCCTTCAGTCGGAAGTCCGGTCAGCGAAACCTGCAGCCCCTGTCCTACGGCTGCGACTCGCAGCTGAAACGAAGCCTCGCCGACACTCAACTCCTGGATCCGGAGGATCCGATCGACCCGGAGTTTCTCATTCAGAAGAACCTGGACAAGCAGGAGCGCTCGCGGACCTGGAAAAACGTCCTCACTCTCTTCGTCTCCCTGTCATGCGCCGCCCTGCTCGGGCTAGGCATCTACTGGGCATGGGGAAGCTACTTCGGCAAGGAGGAAGCCATCGCGTTTACGGAGTCTCTCTCCGAAAGCCCCTGGGCGCCTTTGATCGCCTTCTGCCTATTCACCTTCGGCGGCACCGCTGGCATTCCGCTCAACGCCATGCTGATAACGGTGGCAGTGGTCATGGGCTCGCGCTTCGCCATCACCTACGGCGTCAGCGGCGCCATCGTAAGCAGCTGCATCGGCTTCGCTCTCGGGCACGCACTCGGCAAACCTCTCATTCGCAAGCTTGGCTCGGGAGCAGTGGACGCGGTCAGCCGCAAGTTGGGCGAGCGCAGCTTCCGATCCGTGGCCTTCGTCCGTCTCCTGCCCATCGCTCCCTTTTTCATGGTCAACATGGTAGCGGGCGCCTCCCACTTGAAATTCAAGGAATACCTGATCGGCACCATCCTCGGCATGGCCCCTGGCATGTGCATGGTGGTGCTGCTCGCGAATCGAATCGAGGCAACCGCTCGAAACCCGAGCTGGGGCACCACCCTCAGTCTCCTCCTCGTAGTGGGAATTCTAGTACTAGGAATGAGCTATTTGAGAAAATCGCTTGGAGCCAATCGCGAGCAATCCCCGCCTAGCCATGCCTAA